From a single Peromyscus maniculatus bairdii isolate BWxNUB_F1_BW_parent chromosome 4, HU_Pman_BW_mat_3.1, whole genome shotgun sequence genomic region:
- the Gtf3c4 gene encoding general transcription factor 3C polypeptide 4 isoform X1, which yields MSEADQARVGPTAEEPSLSPEEEGEGGGKEPATEAAPGPSAAFRLMVTRREPAVKLQYAVSGLEPLAWSEDHRVSVSTARSIAVLELICDVHNPGQDLVIHRTSVPAPLNSCLLKVGSKTEVAECKEKFASSKDPTISQTFMLDRMFNPEGKALPPMRGFKYTSWSPMGCDANGRCLLAALTMDNRLTVQVNLNRLQWVQLVDLTEIYGERLYETSYRLSKNEGPGGNLGDFAEFQRRHSMQTPVRMEWSGICTTQQVKHNNECLDVGSVLLAVLFENGNIAVWQFQLPFVGKESISSCNTIESGISSPSVLFWWEYEHNSRKMSGLIVGSAFGPVKILPVNLKAVKGYFTLRQPVVLWKEMDQLPVHSIKCVPLYHPYQKCSCSLVVAARGSYVFWCLLLISKAGLNVHNSHVTGLHSLPIVSMTADKQNGTVYTCSSDGKVRQLIPIFTDVALKFEHQLIKLSDVFGSVRTHGIAVSPCGAYLAIITTEGMINGLHPVNKNYQVQFVTLKTFEEAAAQLLESSVQNLFKQVDLIDLVRWKILKDKHIPQFLHEALEKKIESSGVTYFWRFKLFLLRILYQSMQKSPSEALWKPTHEDSKILLVDSPGMGDGEDEQQEEGTSKQGTKAGPQERSKEGDTEEPPEDSLTAVGDTGSREPIEEKLLEIQGKIEAVEMHLTREHMKRVLGEVYLHTWITENTSIPTRGLCNFLMSDESDDRTARVLIGHISKKMNKQTFPEHCSLCKEILPFTDRKQAVCSNGHIWLRCFLTYQSCQSLIYRRCLLHDSIARHPAPEDPDWIKKLLQSPCPFCDSPVF from the exons ATGAGCGAGGCGGACCAGGCCCGGGTGGGGCCCACGGCTGAAGAGCCCTCGCTGTCCCCAGAGGAGGAGGGCGAAGGGGGCGGGAAGGAGCCGGCGACCGAAGCGGCCCCCGGGCCCAGCGCCGCGTTCCGCCTCATGGTGACTCGGCGGGAGCCGGCCGTGAAGCTGCAGTACGCGGTGAGCGGCTTGGAGCCACTAGCCTGGTCTGAGGACCACCGGGTGTCAGTGTCCACGGCCCGCAGCATCGCCGTGCTGGAGCTTATCTGCGATGTGCACAACCCAGGCCAGGACCTGGTGATCCACCGCACCTCGGTGCCCGCACCCCTCAACAGCTGCCTCCTCAAA GTTGGCTCGAAAACAGAAGTTGCTGAGTGCAAGGAGAAGTTTGCTTCCTCAAAAGACCCCACCATCAGCCAGACTTTCATGTTGGACAGGATGTTCAACCCTGAGGGGAAGGCGTTGCCCCCAATGCGGGGCTTCAAGTACACTAGCTGGTCTCCCATGGGTTGTGATGCAAATGGCAGGTGCCTCTTGGCAGCACTGACCATGGACAATCGCCTGACTGTGCAGGTGAACCTCAATAGACTGCAGTGGGTTCAGCTGGTTGATCTGACTGAGATTTACGGAGAACGTCTTTATGAGACCAGTTATAGACTCTCTAAAAATGAGGGTCCTGGGGGGAATCTTGGAGATTTTGCTGAGTTTCAGAGGAGACACAGCATGCAGACCCCAGTCAGAATGGAATGGTCAGGCATTTGTACCACCCAGCAAGTCAAGCACAACAATGAGTGCCTGGATGTGGGTAGTGTGCTCCTGGCTGTCCTCTTTGAGAATGGGAATATAGCTGTGTGGCAATTTCAGTTGCCATTTGTGGGGAAGGAGTCCATCTCTTCATGCAACACCATTGAGTCAGGAATCAGCTCCcctagtgttttgttttggtgggaaTATGAGCACAATAGTCGGAAAATGAGTGGCCTTATTGTGGGCAGTGCTTTTGGACCTGTAAAAATTCTCCCTGTCAATCTCAAAGCCGTCAAAGGCTACTTCACTTTAAGGCAGCCTGTTGTGCTGTGGAAAGAAATGGACCAATTGCCTGTGCATAGTATCAAATGTGTGCCACTTTATCATCCTTACCAGAAATGTAGCTGTAGCTTAGTAGTAGCAGCAAGAGGCTCCTATGTgttctggtgtcttcttctgaTCTCAAAGGCAGGTCTGAATGTTCATAATTCCCATGTCACAGGCCTTCATTCACTGCCCATCGTCTCCATGACTGCAGACAAGCAGAATGGAACAGTGTACACCTGTTCTAGTGATGGGAAGGTGAGGCAGTTGATTCCTATTTTCACAGATGTTGCATTGAAGTTTGAACACCAGCTGATTAAACTCTCAGATGTATTTGGCTCCGTGAGGACTCACGGCATTGCAGTGAGTCCCTGTGGTGCTTATCTGGCCATCATCACCACTGAGGGCATGATCAATGGCCTCCATCCTGTTAACAAGAACTACCAGGTCCAGTTTGTTACTCTCAAGACCTTTGAAGAGGCAGCTGCTCAGCTCTTGGAGTCTTCAGTTCAGAATCTCTTTAAGCAGGTGGACTTGATCGACCTAGTCCgatggaaaattttaaaagataaacacaTCCCTCAGTTTTTACATgaagctttggaaaaaaaaattgaaagcagTGGAGTCACCTATTTTTGGCGTTTTAAACTTTTCCTCCTAAGGATTTTGTATCAGTCAATGCAGAAATCCCCTTCAGAGGCCCTATGGAAACCTACCCATGAGGACTCAAAAATCTTATTGGTTGACTCACCTGGGATGGGTGATGGTGAGGATGAACAGCAAGAAGAAGGCACTTCCAAGCAGGGGACCAAGGCTGGCCCGCAGGAGAGGAGCAAAGAGGGTGACACAGAGGAGCCCCCTGAAGACTCACTCACTGCCGTGGGAGACACTGGGAGCCGTGAACCCATAGAGGAAAAGCTCCTTGAGATCCAAGGGAAGATTGAGGCTGTAGAGATGCACCTGACCAGGGAGCACATGAAGCGGGTCCTCGGAGAAGTGTACCTGCACACCTGGATCACAGAGAACACCAGCATACCCACCAGGGGGCTCTGTAACTTTTTGATGTCTGATGAATCCGATGATAGAACAGCACGG GTCCTGATTGGACATATCTCCAAGAAGATGAATAAGCAGACCTTCCCCGAGCACTGCAGTCTGTGTAAGGAGATCTTGCCGTTCACGGATCGCAAGCAGGCTGTTTGCTCCAATGGGCACATCTGGCTCCG GTGCTTTCTAACCTACCAGTCCTGCCAGAGCTTGATATACCGAAGGTGTTTGCTCCATGACAGCATTGCCCGGCACCCTGCTCCAGAAG ATCCCGACTGGATTAAGAAGTTGCTGCAGAGCCCTTGCCCTTtctgtgattctcctgtcttctgA
- the Gtf3c4 gene encoding general transcription factor 3C polypeptide 4 isoform X2, producing the protein MSEADQARVGPTAEEPSLSPEEEGEGGGKEPATEAAPGPSAAFRLMVTRREPAVKLQYAVSGLEPLAWSEDHRVSVSTARSIAVLELICDVHNPGQDLVIHRTSVPAPLNSCLLKVGSKTEVAECKEKFASSKDPTISQTFMLDRMFNPEGKALPPMRGFKYTSWSPMGCDANGRCLLAALTMDNRLTVQVNLNRLQWVQLVDLTEIYGERLYETSYRLSKNEGPGGNLGDFAEFQRRHSMQTPVRMEWSGICTTQQVKHNNECLDVGSVLLAVLFENGNIAVWQFQLPFVGKESISSCNTIESGISSPSVLFWWEYEHNSRKMSGLIVGSAFGPVKILPVNLKAVKGYFTLRQPVVLWKEMDQLPVHSIKCVPLYHPYQKCSCSLVVAARGSYVFWCLLLISKAGLNVHNSHVTGLHSLPIVSMTADKQNGTVYTCSSDGKVRQLIPIFTDVALKFEHQLIKLSDVFGSVRTHGIAVSPCGAYLAIITTEGMINGLHPVNKNYQVQFVTLKTFEEAAAQLLESSVQNLFKQVDLIDLVRWKILKDKHIPQFLHEALEKKIESSGVTYFWRFKLFLLRILYQSMQKSPSEALWKPTHEDSKILLVDSPGMGDGEDEQQEEGTSKQGTKAGPQERSKEGDTEEPPEDSLTAVGDTGSREPIEEKLLEIQGKIEAVEMHLTREHMKRVLGEVYLHTWITENTSIPTRGLCNFLMSDESDDRTARVLIGHISKKMNKQTFPEHCSLCKEILPFTDRKQAVCSNGHIWLRSRLD; encoded by the exons ATGAGCGAGGCGGACCAGGCCCGGGTGGGGCCCACGGCTGAAGAGCCCTCGCTGTCCCCAGAGGAGGAGGGCGAAGGGGGCGGGAAGGAGCCGGCGACCGAAGCGGCCCCCGGGCCCAGCGCCGCGTTCCGCCTCATGGTGACTCGGCGGGAGCCGGCCGTGAAGCTGCAGTACGCGGTGAGCGGCTTGGAGCCACTAGCCTGGTCTGAGGACCACCGGGTGTCAGTGTCCACGGCCCGCAGCATCGCCGTGCTGGAGCTTATCTGCGATGTGCACAACCCAGGCCAGGACCTGGTGATCCACCGCACCTCGGTGCCCGCACCCCTCAACAGCTGCCTCCTCAAA GTTGGCTCGAAAACAGAAGTTGCTGAGTGCAAGGAGAAGTTTGCTTCCTCAAAAGACCCCACCATCAGCCAGACTTTCATGTTGGACAGGATGTTCAACCCTGAGGGGAAGGCGTTGCCCCCAATGCGGGGCTTCAAGTACACTAGCTGGTCTCCCATGGGTTGTGATGCAAATGGCAGGTGCCTCTTGGCAGCACTGACCATGGACAATCGCCTGACTGTGCAGGTGAACCTCAATAGACTGCAGTGGGTTCAGCTGGTTGATCTGACTGAGATTTACGGAGAACGTCTTTATGAGACCAGTTATAGACTCTCTAAAAATGAGGGTCCTGGGGGGAATCTTGGAGATTTTGCTGAGTTTCAGAGGAGACACAGCATGCAGACCCCAGTCAGAATGGAATGGTCAGGCATTTGTACCACCCAGCAAGTCAAGCACAACAATGAGTGCCTGGATGTGGGTAGTGTGCTCCTGGCTGTCCTCTTTGAGAATGGGAATATAGCTGTGTGGCAATTTCAGTTGCCATTTGTGGGGAAGGAGTCCATCTCTTCATGCAACACCATTGAGTCAGGAATCAGCTCCcctagtgttttgttttggtgggaaTATGAGCACAATAGTCGGAAAATGAGTGGCCTTATTGTGGGCAGTGCTTTTGGACCTGTAAAAATTCTCCCTGTCAATCTCAAAGCCGTCAAAGGCTACTTCACTTTAAGGCAGCCTGTTGTGCTGTGGAAAGAAATGGACCAATTGCCTGTGCATAGTATCAAATGTGTGCCACTTTATCATCCTTACCAGAAATGTAGCTGTAGCTTAGTAGTAGCAGCAAGAGGCTCCTATGTgttctggtgtcttcttctgaTCTCAAAGGCAGGTCTGAATGTTCATAATTCCCATGTCACAGGCCTTCATTCACTGCCCATCGTCTCCATGACTGCAGACAAGCAGAATGGAACAGTGTACACCTGTTCTAGTGATGGGAAGGTGAGGCAGTTGATTCCTATTTTCACAGATGTTGCATTGAAGTTTGAACACCAGCTGATTAAACTCTCAGATGTATTTGGCTCCGTGAGGACTCACGGCATTGCAGTGAGTCCCTGTGGTGCTTATCTGGCCATCATCACCACTGAGGGCATGATCAATGGCCTCCATCCTGTTAACAAGAACTACCAGGTCCAGTTTGTTACTCTCAAGACCTTTGAAGAGGCAGCTGCTCAGCTCTTGGAGTCTTCAGTTCAGAATCTCTTTAAGCAGGTGGACTTGATCGACCTAGTCCgatggaaaattttaaaagataaacacaTCCCTCAGTTTTTACATgaagctttggaaaaaaaaattgaaagcagTGGAGTCACCTATTTTTGGCGTTTTAAACTTTTCCTCCTAAGGATTTTGTATCAGTCAATGCAGAAATCCCCTTCAGAGGCCCTATGGAAACCTACCCATGAGGACTCAAAAATCTTATTGGTTGACTCACCTGGGATGGGTGATGGTGAGGATGAACAGCAAGAAGAAGGCACTTCCAAGCAGGGGACCAAGGCTGGCCCGCAGGAGAGGAGCAAAGAGGGTGACACAGAGGAGCCCCCTGAAGACTCACTCACTGCCGTGGGAGACACTGGGAGCCGTGAACCCATAGAGGAAAAGCTCCTTGAGATCCAAGGGAAGATTGAGGCTGTAGAGATGCACCTGACCAGGGAGCACATGAAGCGGGTCCTCGGAGAAGTGTACCTGCACACCTGGATCACAGAGAACACCAGCATACCCACCAGGGGGCTCTGTAACTTTTTGATGTCTGATGAATCCGATGATAGAACAGCACGG GTCCTGATTGGACATATCTCCAAGAAGATGAATAAGCAGACCTTCCCCGAGCACTGCAGTCTGTGTAAGGAGATCTTGCCGTTCACGGATCGCAAGCAGGCTGTTTGCTCCAATGGGCACATCTGGCTCCG ATCCCGACTGGATTAA